Proteins encoded in a region of the Neoarius graeffei isolate fNeoGra1 chromosome 3, fNeoGra1.pri, whole genome shotgun sequence genome:
- the dcun1d4 gene encoding DCN1-like protein 4 isoform X1: protein MPPRKKRRPTAGDDLSAKKSRQDNVYRRQESSHIQEAEVFSSKRCLEWFYEYAGCDDVVGPEGMEKFCEDIGVEPENVVMLVLAWKLNAQSMGYFTLQEWLKGMGSLQCDSTEKLRNSLDYLRSILNDATSFKLIYRYAFDFAREKDQRSLDLNTAKCMLGLLLGKTWPLFPVFNQFLEQSKYKVVNKDQWCNVLEFSRTINLDLSNYDEDGAWPVLLDEFVEWYKDREMS, encoded by the exons CGTCTACAGAAGACAGGAGTCATCACATATCCAGGAAGCCGAAGTTTTCTCTAGTAAGAGATGTCTGGAGTGGTTTTATGAGTATGCAG GTTGTGATGATGTGGTTGGACCAGAAGGCATGGAGAAGTTCTGTGAAGATATTGGAGTGGAACCGGAGAAT GTGGTGATGCTAGTATTGGCTTGGAAACTGAATGCTCAGAGTATGGGCTACTTCACCCTGCAGGAGTGGCTTAAGGGAATGGGTTCATTGCA atgtGATTCAACTGAAAAACTCAGGAACTCTCTAGACTACCTGAGGTCTATCCTCAACGATGCTACGAGTTTTAAGCTCATTTACCGATACGCCTTTGACTTCGCCCGT GAGAAGGATCAGAGGAGTTTAGATCTAAACACTGCCAAGTGCATGCTGGGACTCCTATTGGGGAAAACCTGGCCACTATTTCCTGTGTTTAACCAGTTTCTAGAG CAATCCAAGTATAAAGTAGTAAATAAAGACCAGTGGTGCAATGTTCTAGAGTTCAGTAGGACCATTAACTTGGATCTCAGCAACTATGATGAGGACGGGGCTT GGCCAGTTTTGTTGGATGAGTTTGTGGAGTGGTACAAAGACCGAGAGATGTCCTAG
- the dcun1d4 gene encoding DCN1-like protein 4 isoform X3 has translation MRRIKMPHSCAAFNCTNRFAVQTRSHGITFHSVYRRQESSHIQEAEVFSSKRCLEWFYEYAGCDDVVGPEGMEKFCEDIGVEPENVVMLVLAWKLNAQSMGYFTLQEWLKGMGSLQCDSTEKLRNSLDYLRSILNDATSFKLIYRYAFDFAREKDQRSLDLNTAKCMLGLLLGKTWPLFPVFNQFLEQSKYKVVNKDQWCNVLEFSRTINLDLSNYDEDGAWPVLLDEFVEWYKDREMS, from the exons aataaagatgcctcattcatgtgctgcgtttaactgtaccaacaggtttgccgtccaaacgagatcacatgggattacctttcacag CGTCTACAGAAGACAGGAGTCATCACATATCCAGGAAGCCGAAGTTTTCTCTAGTAAGAGATGTCTGGAGTGGTTTTATGAGTATGCAG GTTGTGATGATGTGGTTGGACCAGAAGGCATGGAGAAGTTCTGTGAAGATATTGGAGTGGAACCGGAGAAT GTGGTGATGCTAGTATTGGCTTGGAAACTGAATGCTCAGAGTATGGGCTACTTCACCCTGCAGGAGTGGCTTAAGGGAATGGGTTCATTGCA atgtGATTCAACTGAAAAACTCAGGAACTCTCTAGACTACCTGAGGTCTATCCTCAACGATGCTACGAGTTTTAAGCTCATTTACCGATACGCCTTTGACTTCGCCCGT GAGAAGGATCAGAGGAGTTTAGATCTAAACACTGCCAAGTGCATGCTGGGACTCCTATTGGGGAAAACCTGGCCACTATTTCCTGTGTTTAACCAGTTTCTAGAG CAATCCAAGTATAAAGTAGTAAATAAAGACCAGTGGTGCAATGTTCTAGAGTTCAGTAGGACCATTAACTTGGATCTCAGCAACTATGATGAGGACGGGGCTT GGCCAGTTTTGTTGGATGAGTTTGTGGAGTGGTACAAAGACCGAGAGATGTCCTAG